One window from the genome of Garra rufa chromosome 1, GarRuf1.0, whole genome shotgun sequence encodes:
- the LOC141348816 gene encoding galectin-5-like, protein MYINLIHNQKVPYKSIIHGGLYVDKVIIIRGLIKSQPYRIGISLRHKHGIAFDYSPRFDENAVVRNTYEDGTWGTEEQSEPMPFEKGEPTLVAIFCGQHQYKVFVNGEKAHTYKHRFTNLEEIDVLDIRGGIELTFCAGLKEFRLDLQEMHR, encoded by the exons atgtacattaatttGATCCACAATCAGAAAGTCCCATATAAAAGCATCATACATGGTGGACTTTACGTTGACAAAGTCATCATCATCCGAGGGTTGATCAAATCTCAACCATATAG AATCGGAATTAGTCTACGACACAAACATGGAATTGCGTTTGACTACAGTCCTCGTTTTGATGAGAATGCGGTTGTGCGCAACACTTATGAGGATGGGACATGGGGCACAGAGGAACAATCTGAACCCATGCCATTTGAAAAGGGGGAGCCGACGCTG GTCGCCATTTTCTGCGGTCAGCATCAATACAAGGTGTTTGTTAATGGAGAGAAAGCTCACACATACAAGCATCGCTTCACTAATCTGGAGGAGATTGATGTTTTGGACATTCGAGGAGGCATTGAGCTGACCTTTTGTGCAGGCCTAAAAGAATTTCGTCTGGATCTACAGGAAATGCATAGATAG